One region of Dehalococcoidia bacterium genomic DNA includes:
- a CDS encoding amidohydrolase family protein, with translation MNIKVFSGNRMIDTVAGKVIEKDISILVKDAEIISVDSTEKISSHEMFSNAEKFKLKGTILPGLVDCHVHLIGFGDGTPGDVLVKTDDNLLAINGAQNAIKHLDSGVTTLRDLGAKNMTGYMIKEAANRGIIQTPDLIMSGRPITIVGGHLNWFGEVATGPTECIASVRRLLKDGSDMIKITATGGSTGTSNVRVPSFNLDEMKAIVFEAHKFGVHTAAHCVNTEGMRIAVEAGVDTIIHGRFVNTDGVIEFDEKLADKMADEGIFINPTLHQGRDRIWQLWEKEKEVELSDLEKTEIEVWQKHWDDSQKVWEKVLDKGIQFVAGSDASWQHYKLGGTSFQDEIHSHVSVGMSPMEAIQSGTIFSAMSCWVDNEVGSIEPGKIANIISVDGKPEKEIKDLRNVNSIIHRGRVHKLEK, from the coding sequence ATGAATATAAAAGTTTTTTCTGGGAACAGAATGATTGATACTGTAGCTGGAAAAGTTATTGAAAAAGATATTTCTATTCTTGTTAAGGATGCTGAAATAATAAGTGTAGATTCTACAGAAAAAATTTCATCTCATGAAATGTTTTCAAACGCGGAAAAATTTAAACTTAAGGGAACTATACTTCCTGGTTTAGTTGATTGCCACGTACATCTAATTGGTTTTGGAGATGGAACTCCGGGTGATGTCTTAGTAAAGACTGACGATAATTTATTAGCAATAAATGGAGCTCAAAATGCTATAAAACATCTTGATTCAGGTGTAACCACTCTTAGAGATTTAGGTGCAAAAAATATGACAGGTTACATGATTAAGGAAGCTGCAAATAGAGGAATAATTCAAACGCCTGATCTTATTATGTCCGGAAGACCAATAACCATAGTGGGAGGGCACTTAAATTGGTTTGGAGAAGTAGCTACTGGGCCTACAGAATGTATAGCTTCAGTCAGGCGTCTTCTAAAAGATGGAAGCGATATGATAAAAATTACAGCAACAGGAGGAAGTACTGGTACCTCAAATGTAAGAGTACCATCATTTAATTTAGATGAAATGAAAGCTATAGTTTTTGAAGCTCATAAATTTGGAGTTCATACCGCAGCTCACTGTGTAAATACCGAAGGAATGAGAATAGCTGTTGAAGCAGGGGTTGATACTATAATTCATGGTAGATTTGTAAATACAGATGGAGTCATAGAATTTGATGAAAAACTTGCTGATAAAATGGCTGATGAAGGCATTTTCATAAACCCCACACTTCATCAAGGAAGAGATAGAATATGGCAACTATGGGAAAAAGAAAAGGAAGTAGAATTATCTGACTTAGAAAAAACTGAAATTGAAGTTTGGCAAAAGCACTGGGATGATTCTCAAAAAGTTTGGGAAAAAGTTTTGGACAAAGGTATACAATTTGTTGCTGGTTCTGATGCTTCTTGGCAACATTATAAATTAGGTGGAACAAGCTTTCAGGATGAAATACATTCTCATGTTTCTGTTGGTATGAGTCCAATGGAAGCTATTCAATCAGGAACTATTTTTTCAGCAATGTCTTGTTGGGTAGATAATGAAGTTGGATCGATAGAGCCAGGTAAAATAGCTAATATAATTTCAGTGGATGGTAAACCAGAAAAAGAAATTAAAGATCTAAGAAATGTGAATTCGATAATCCACAGAGGTAGAGTTCATAAATTAGAGAAATAA
- a CDS encoding dipeptide ABC transporter ATP-binding protein yields the protein MSVTKTQNENIVEIKNLKKYYPLTSGIMKKVTGVVKAVDDVSFVIPRGKTIGLVGESGCGKTTISKCILRAIDPTEGEIHLNSGDGSHDLATLNESELRPLRKEMQMIFQDPFSSLNPRMNLFEIVSEPLLLNGVKNKSERQDRVEELLEKVGLRSEYMIRYPHAFSGGQRQRIGIARALALNPSLIVCDEPVSGLDVSVQAQVINLLMDLQDEFGLSYLFVSHDLSIVRQISDEINVMYLGRLVENGTPEQIFSNPKHPYTEALISAVPQADPDLVKNHKTLIGEIPNPSNPPSGCYFHPRCTYATDECKKTNPELTIDKSGRTFSCHNAKDLNLTGLI from the coding sequence ATGTCAGTTACAAAAACTCAAAATGAAAATATAGTAGAAATAAAAAACTTAAAGAAGTACTATCCACTTACCTCAGGAATAATGAAAAAAGTTACTGGAGTAGTAAAAGCTGTTGATGATGTTTCTTTTGTTATTCCGCGTGGGAAAACAATTGGATTAGTTGGTGAATCTGGTTGTGGAAAAACTACTATTTCGAAATGTATATTAAGGGCCATTGATCCTACAGAAGGTGAAATACACCTAAACAGTGGTGACGGTTCCCATGATTTAGCAACCTTAAATGAAAGTGAATTAAGACCCTTGAGAAAAGAAATGCAAATGATTTTTCAAGATCCTTTTTCATCCTTGAATCCTAGAATGAATTTATTTGAAATAGTTAGTGAACCTCTACTATTAAACGGAGTAAAGAATAAGTCTGAAAGACAAGATAGAGTCGAAGAGTTATTAGAAAAAGTAGGATTAAGATCTGAATATATGATTAGATATCCACATGCTTTTAGTGGTGGCCAAAGACAAAGAATTGGAATTGCTAGAGCCTTAGCATTAAATCCATCTTTAATAGTATGTGATGAACCTGTTTCTGGATTGGATGTTTCTGTTCAAGCTCAAGTAATAAATCTACTAATGGATCTACAAGATGAGTTTGGATTGTCTTATCTTTTTGTTTCTCATGATCTTAGTATCGTAAGACAGATTAGTGATGAAATAAATGTTATGTATTTAGGGAGATTAGTTGAAAACGGAACACCAGAACAAATTTTTTCAAATCCAAAACATCCATATACAGAAGCTTTGATTTCAGCAGTTCCACAAGCTGATCCAGATTTAGTTAAGAATCACAAAACCTTGATAGGAGAAATTCCAAATCCCTCTAATCCTCCATCAGGATGTTATTTTCATCCAAGATGTACATATGCCACTGATGAATGTAAAAAAACTAATCCAGAACTAACAATTGATAAATCAGGAAGAACTTTCAGTTGTCACAATGCAAAGGATCTCAATCTTACTGGTCTAATTTAA
- a CDS encoding ABC transporter ATP-binding protein yields the protein MVTKKNKSETLPLLEVRNLHTYFYTADGIVKAVDGVNLDVFPKKTLGIVGESGCGKSITTKSILRLIDRPGKILDGTMTLYDKNHENSQDITKLNNQQLKQVRGGRISMIFQEPMTSFSPIHTVGNQITEAIKLHLNYEKNEAMELAEDWLVRVGMSNPKQRLKQYAFELSGGQRQRAMIAMALCTNPDILIADEPTTALDVTTQAQTLDLLKELQEKNGMSIIMITHDLGVIAELADEVNVMYLGKVIESGSIHQVFKNPKHPYTQALLSSIPSLATGHRERLPILPGTIPHPQARPSGCPFNPRCKDFIDGTCNVEFPSQEKIEDGHLVNCHLYNK from the coding sequence ATGGTAACCAAGAAAAATAAAAGCGAGACTTTGCCTTTATTAGAGGTAAGAAATTTGCACACTTATTTTTACACTGCTGATGGAATTGTTAAGGCTGTAGATGGAGTTAATTTAGATGTATTCCCAAAGAAAACACTAGGAATTGTTGGAGAATCTGGATGTGGTAAAAGTATAACAACTAAGTCAATTCTTAGACTAATTGATCGACCTGGGAAAATATTAGATGGTACTATGACTCTTTATGATAAAAATCATGAAAATTCTCAAGATATAACTAAACTGAATAATCAGCAACTAAAGCAAGTTAGAGGTGGAAGAATTTCGATGATTTTTCAGGAACCTATGACATCTTTCAGTCCTATTCATACTGTAGGTAATCAGATTACAGAAGCTATCAAGTTACATCTAAATTATGAAAAAAATGAAGCTATGGAATTAGCCGAAGATTGGTTAGTTAGAGTTGGTATGAGTAATCCAAAGCAAAGATTGAAGCAGTATGCATTTGAGCTTAGTGGAGGGCAAAGGCAGAGAGCCATGATTGCTATGGCTCTATGTACAAACCCAGATATACTTATTGCAGACGAGCCAACTACTGCTCTTGATGTTACCACGCAAGCCCAAACACTAGATTTGTTGAAAGAACTTCAAGAAAAAAATGGGATGTCTATAATTATGATAACTCATGACCTAGGTGTTATTGCAGAATTAGCCGACGAAGTAAATGTAATGTACTTAGGAAAAGTTATAGAAAGTGGTTCAATTCATCAAGTTTTCAAGAATCCTAAACATCCATATACTCAAGCACTTCTCAGTTCTATACCTTCTTTGGCTACAGGGCACAGAGAAAGACTCCCCATTCTTCCAGGTACAATTCCTCATCCTCAGGCTAGGCCTAGTGGATGTCCTTTCAATCCAAGATGTAAAGACTTCATTGATGGAACCTGTAATGTTGAGTTCCCTAGTCAAGAAAAAATAGAAGATGGTCATCTAGTAAATTGCCATCTGTACAACAAGTAG
- a CDS encoding ABC transporter permease, giving the protein MVLSSLGKIFSKNDSAPESSDQANSVELATQRQLIWRRFKRHRLGFSASIVVILFYVVVLMADFLSTAPPVDYAAARGYMPPQPVKFFHNGHFMSTCEVTGARNMETFLMEFEEDCDNSQGITFFAKGYEYKLWGLFTTNRHILGMKDETKDPNAWIHLFGTDKQGRDVYSRTMHATRVSLTIGLVGVALSIIFGIFIGAISGYYGGIIDSILQRLIEIIRSVPTIPLYMGLSSAFPEDWTINQIYFMITIIISLFAWTDLARVIRGRFLAMKDEDFVTAARLNGAKTMRIVFIHMLPSFYSHIIAQASLSLPLMIVTETSLSFLGLGLRPPAVSYGVLLKDAQNVQSVASFPWLFIPAIAVILVILALNFMGDGIRDAADPYQEV; this is encoded by the coding sequence ATGGTTTTATCCTCACTAGGAAAAATCTTTTCGAAGAATGATTCAGCTCCAGAATCATCAGATCAAGCTAACTCAGTTGAATTAGCAACTCAAAGACAGCTGATATGGAGAAGATTTAAGAGACATAGACTTGGTTTTTCAGCATCAATTGTAGTTATATTATTTTATGTTGTTGTTCTTATGGCCGATTTTCTTTCAACAGCCCCACCTGTAGATTATGCAGCTGCTAGAGGTTATATGCCACCTCAACCAGTTAAATTTTTCCATAATGGTCATTTTATGAGTACATGTGAAGTGACTGGTGCAAGAAATATGGAAACATTCCTAATGGAATTTGAAGAAGATTGTGATAATTCTCAAGGTATAACTTTTTTTGCAAAAGGTTATGAATATAAACTTTGGGGACTATTTACTACAAATAGACATATTTTAGGTATGAAAGATGAGACAAAAGATCCTAATGCATGGATACATTTATTTGGAACCGATAAACAAGGTAGAGACGTTTATTCAAGAACAATGCATGCAACTAGAGTGTCTTTGACTATTGGTTTAGTTGGTGTTGCATTAAGTATTATATTTGGAATATTTATTGGAGCAATTTCAGGATATTATGGAGGAATAATTGACTCTATATTACAAAGACTAATTGAGATAATAAGATCTGTTCCTACTATTCCTCTATACATGGGTTTATCTTCGGCTTTTCCTGAAGACTGGACTATTAATCAAATATATTTCATGATCACTATAATAATTTCATTATTTGCATGGACTGATTTAGCAAGAGTTATAAGAGGAAGATTCCTTGCGATGAAAGATGAAGATTTTGTTACTGCAGCAAGGCTTAATGGTGCCAAAACTATGAGAATTGTTTTTATACATATGCTTCCCTCTTTTTACAGCCATATTATTGCTCAAGCTTCTTTGTCTTTACCATTGATGATTGTTACTGAAACATCCTTGAGTTTCTTAGGTTTAGGACTAAGACCTCCTGCTGTAAGTTATGGGGTTTTGCTAAAAGATGCTCAAAATGTTCAGTCGGTAGCTTCTTTCCCATGGTTATTTATTCCAGCGATTGCTGTAATTTTAGTTATTCTCGCCTTGAATTTCATGGGAGATGGAATTAGAGATGCGGCAGATCCGTATCAGGAGGTATAA
- a CDS encoding ABC transporter permease produces the protein MLNFLIRRTIFMFIALWAVTLISFFIINLPEGDYVTAYIAQLQATGSLVDAEEADNLRIFYGLDRPLYVQYFKWMGQILFDQSLGFSFEYNMPVTEVISERLLLTIVLAIACVIFIWVIAIPFGIISAVKQYSVWDYLFTFLGFVGLAIPDFMIALIAMYLFFVWFDFSPGGLFSPEYVGVPWSWGRVKDLIDHIWIPMVVLGTAGTASLMRITRANLLDELSKPYVITARAKGMSEWRLILKYPVRLALNPAISLTAYILPYLISGSIIVGVVLSLPTVGPMLVKALVAQDMFLAGGIILLIGFMTVVGTFISDLLLLWVDPRIRLEAGGS, from the coding sequence ATGCTGAATTTCCTTATAAGAAGAACAATTTTTATGTTTATAGCTCTATGGGCTGTAACTCTTATTTCTTTTTTTATTATTAATCTTCCTGAAGGAGATTATGTAACAGCTTACATAGCACAGCTTCAGGCTACAGGAAGCTTGGTAGATGCTGAAGAAGCTGATAATCTTAGAATATTTTATGGTTTAGATAGACCGTTATATGTTCAATATTTTAAGTGGATGGGTCAAATATTATTTGATCAAAGTTTAGGTTTTTCATTCGAGTATAATATGCCAGTAACTGAGGTAATATCTGAAAGATTATTACTAACTATTGTACTTGCCATTGCGTGTGTAATTTTTATTTGGGTAATTGCAATTCCTTTCGGAATTATTTCTGCGGTCAAGCAATATTCTGTTTGGGATTATTTGTTCACATTCTTAGGATTTGTCGGTTTAGCAATTCCAGACTTCATGATTGCATTGATTGCAATGTATTTATTTTTTGTTTGGTTCGATTTTAGCCCTGGGGGGCTATTTTCTCCAGAGTATGTAGGTGTCCCATGGAGTTGGGGTAGAGTTAAAGATTTAATTGACCATATTTGGATACCGATGGTAGTTTTAGGTACAGCTGGTACAGCTTCTCTAATGAGAATAACTCGTGCAAATTTACTTGATGAATTAAGTAAACCTTACGTTATAACTGCTAGAGCTAAAGGTATGTCTGAATGGAGGCTAATATTAAAATATCCTGTTAGATTAGCTCTTAATCCAGCTATAAGCTTAACTGCTTATATACTACCTTATCTTATTTCTGGAAGTATTATTGTAGGAGTTGTATTATCTCTACCCACAGTTGGACCTATGTTGGTTAAGGCTTTAGTTGCTCAAGATATGTTTTTGGCGGGTGGTATTATATTACTTATTGGATTTATGACTGTTGTAGGAACTTTCATATCAGATCTCTTGCTATTGTGGGTTGATCCAAGAATTCGATTGGAAGCAGGTGGCTCCTAA
- a CDS encoding ABC transporter substrate-binding protein produces MLKKFRYGLVSVMILSLGLFAIACSEEEVEEATNTTNASAAAAAAKDAGMTAEKAKEAMPAEAAPAKAEPKLVETSETSKAATGEDQAAGLGEGDVSWPSLSDEMPSSFSESPMCAAKAEAGEIPALEERLPENPLVIQPAESIGEYGGTWYRAFTGPADGQNMERPMKDHILFFGTNMTDVQPNIAESWTINDDATEFTLTLRKGLKWSDGDDMTTEDIMFWYNHMVQNEDLVPTPPSWMKSGGELLKFTAVDSETLQINSEEPYGLLITLLASVVVAGPHTRGDSGLGLYAPSHYLSDYHPDVIGLDEANAKAEAAGYENWAKYMLFLNHANANPDSPMMTAWRVTKPITSDQWALERNCFYYGVDTEGQQLPYMDGVVLDLAENLEVLNLKAIAGEFTVQGRHIDLSKLPVFTENSEKGNYRIQFWRQPESGIANLYINETWEGDGGAVDTETASFLQNKDFRAALSMGIERDEINEVFFLGLGETGGLCAGWDDPDDPDHYVGEHYVEFNPEEANALLDSIGLDQKDADGMRLMPETGEKIVVTHSVAVAAFEDYEGIDSMVIEMWKKHLGIDGKLDAQERSLWSGRFENNETMLNSWESSGRAGAIITPNHLGMVAGGGYIAPAAADAHQADGTYADGWIGEWQKLYDEAVSDGTKYTENLKKVVELNCNNVNPITTVMNKPTYTAIIKKNVRNVPNPLPFSYHAQTSGNGFPETWWLEGGNQ; encoded by the coding sequence ATGTTAAAAAAATTCCGATATGGACTAGTTAGTGTAATGATTCTAAGTTTAGGATTATTTGCAATAGCTTGTTCAGAAGAGGAAGTTGAAGAAGCTACAAACACTACAAATGCTAGTGCTGCAGCTGCTGCCGCTAAGGATGCTGGTATGACAGCTGAAAAAGCTAAGGAAGCAATGCCTGCAGAGGCTGCGCCTGCTAAAGCAGAGCCAAAGCTTGTTGAAACTTCAGAAACTTCAAAAGCTGCTACTGGTGAAGACCAGGCTGCTGGATTAGGAGAAGGAGATGTGTCTTGGCCAAGTCTTTCAGACGAAATGCCTAGTTCATTCTCTGAATCTCCAATGTGTGCCGCTAAAGCTGAGGCTGGAGAGATTCCTGCTTTAGAAGAAAGACTACCTGAAAACCCACTTGTTATTCAGCCTGCTGAAAGCATTGGAGAATATGGTGGTACTTGGTACAGAGCTTTCACTGGTCCTGCTGATGGACAAAACATGGAAAGACCTATGAAAGATCACATATTGTTCTTCGGAACTAATATGACAGATGTTCAACCAAACATTGCTGAAAGTTGGACTATTAATGATGATGCAACAGAATTCACTTTAACTCTAAGAAAAGGCCTAAAATGGTCTGATGGAGATGATATGACTACTGAAGACATCATGTTTTGGTATAACCATATGGTACAAAACGAAGATCTAGTGCCAACACCACCTTCATGGATGAAGTCTGGTGGGGAATTGCTAAAATTCACAGCAGTAGATTCAGAAACTCTACAAATTAATTCAGAAGAACCTTACGGTCTACTAATTACTTTATTAGCTTCTGTTGTTGTTGCAGGACCACACACTAGAGGAGACTCTGGTCTTGGTCTTTACGCACCTTCGCACTACTTAAGTGACTACCATCCTGATGTTATAGGTCTTGATGAAGCTAATGCTAAAGCAGAAGCTGCTGGTTACGAAAACTGGGCTAAGTACATGTTGTTCTTAAACCATGCTAACGCTAACCCTGATTCACCTATGATGACTGCTTGGAGAGTTACAAAGCCTATTACTTCTGATCAATGGGCTCTAGAAAGAAACTGTTTCTACTACGGTGTTGACACAGAAGGTCAGCAACTTCCTTACATGGATGGAGTAGTTCTTGATCTAGCAGAAAACCTAGAGGTGCTAAACCTTAAGGCTATTGCTGGTGAATTTACTGTTCAAGGTAGACACATTGACCTTTCAAAACTACCTGTATTTACAGAGAACTCTGAAAAAGGTAACTACAGAATTCAATTCTGGAGACAACCTGAATCTGGTATTGCTAACCTTTACATCAATGAAACTTGGGAAGGTGATGGAGGAGCAGTAGATACTGAAACTGCATCTTTCTTGCAAAATAAAGACTTTAGAGCAGCTCTATCAATGGGTATTGAAAGAGATGAAATTAACGAAGTATTCTTCCTAGGATTAGGAGAAACTGGTGGACTGTGTGCAGGATGGGATGACCCAGACGATCCAGATCACTATGTTGGAGAACACTACGTAGAATTTAATCCAGAAGAAGCTAATGCTTTATTAGACTCAATTGGATTAGATCAAAAAGATGCTGACGGCATGAGATTGATGCCTGAAACAGGAGAAAAAATCGTTGTAACTCACAGTGTTGCTGTAGCAGCATTCGAAGATTACGAAGGTATTGACTCTATGGTTATCGAAATGTGGAAAAAGCATCTTGGTATCGATGGAAAACTTGATGCACAAGAAAGAAGCTTGTGGTCAGGAAGATTCGAAAATAACGAAACCATGCTTAACAGTTGGGAATCATCTGGAAGAGCTGGTGCGATCATAACTCCAAATCACTTGGGTATGGTAGCGGGTGGAGGATATATTGCTCCAGCTGCAGCTGATGCACACCAAGCTGATGGAACTTATGCAGACGGATGGATTGGAGAATGGCAGAAACTTTATGACGAAGCTGTTAGTGACGGAACAAAGTATACTGAAAATCTTAAAAAGGTTGTAGAACTAAACTGTAATAATGTAAACCCAATCACAACTGTGATGAACAAGCCTACATATACAGCTATAATCAAGAAGAATGTAAGAAACGTTCCTAATCCACTTCCTTTCTCATACCATGCACAAACTTCAGGAAATGGTTTCCCTGAGACATGGTGGTTAGAAGGCGGAAACCAATAA
- a CDS encoding TlpA family protein disulfide reductase, whose product MKRTLILFIFLFLSISCTNELEFENYSDFKVSGEKIQIYDPQTRLDVSRGDFSPIIELQINKESSVIYPDNRPTIFLFVAHWCPYCREEIPEVIEWINQADLINKDVNIVLVVTHTDPEKNNYPPDNWLFNENWQYPVIYDDNQNTLSEHFGITYFPSWVFTESDGEIALTFAGRLGIDELQKLVN is encoded by the coding sequence ATGAAAAGAACTCTAATTTTATTTATTTTTTTATTTCTATCCATAAGCTGTACTAATGAACTTGAATTTGAAAACTACAGCGATTTCAAAGTATCAGGAGAAAAAATTCAAATCTACGATCCTCAAACTAGATTAGATGTATCTAGAGGAGATTTTTCTCCAATAATTGAATTACAAATTAATAAAGAGTCTTCTGTTATATATCCAGATAATAGACCTACTATTTTTTTATTTGTAGCTCATTGGTGCCCATATTGTAGAGAAGAAATTCCAGAAGTAATTGAGTGGATAAATCAAGCTGATCTCATTAATAAGGATGTTAATATTGTTTTAGTCGTAACTCATACTGATCCAGAAAAAAATAACTACCCTCCTGATAATTGGTTATTTAATGAAAATTGGCAATATCCTGTAATTTATGATGATAATCAAAACACCTTATCTGAACATTTTGGAATCACCTATTTCCCGTCTTGGGTATTTACTGAGAGTGATGGTGAAATAGCATTAACTTTCGCTGGCAGATTGGGTATAGATGAACTGCAAAAACTAGTTAATTGA
- a CDS encoding Gfo/Idh/MocA family oxidoreductase produces MTYKKIGIIGFGSWVKNAYLPVLSEIENLNISHVSTKTEKSLVTAKTLINNTDCKFSLDYMRLIDDKQLDLIIISVPDSSHGKIISDVLSRDIDCIFEMPLSMENSESKKIISKMSSKSNIYIPNLEMSHLPIISYLGKMFETNKFGNLEKAKLKLSANWWPGFSIYTASPWYIDVFNKIFNIAPKRVTSSGVTKSKFPTESKGSAILDYGDFFAEWEFDMETQTELSVILDLFFEKETVQVDLMKSEIKSDNNKKISFFEPHYGWPGMKEFILNTMFEKQDRLQHIEDINILQNISNGLKLSLNSKDWHGV; encoded by the coding sequence ATGACTTATAAAAAAATTGGCATAATAGGATTTGGTTCATGGGTTAAAAATGCTTATTTACCTGTTCTATCGGAAATAGAAAATTTGAATATTTCCCACGTTTCTACTAAAACAGAGAAATCTCTAGTTACTGCAAAAACTTTAATAAATAATACAGACTGTAAATTTTCCTTAGACTACATGCGACTTATAGATGATAAGCAATTAGATTTGATAATTATAAGTGTTCCAGATTCATCGCATGGAAAAATTATAAGTGATGTTCTAAGTAGAGATATAGACTGCATATTTGAAATGCCATTATCAATGGAAAATTCTGAATCTAAAAAGATAATTTCTAAAATGTCTTCTAAAAGTAATATTTATATACCTAATCTTGAAATGTCACATTTACCAATTATAAGTTATCTAGGAAAAATGTTTGAAACTAATAAATTTGGAAATTTGGAAAAAGCAAAGCTCAAATTATCAGCCAACTGGTGGCCTGGCTTCAGTATATATACTGCATCTCCTTGGTATATTGATGTGTTCAATAAAATTTTTAATATTGCACCTAAGAGAGTTACTAGTAGTGGGGTAACAAAATCTAAATTTCCAACTGAATCAAAAGGATCGGCTATTTTAGATTATGGAGATTTTTTTGCAGAATGGGAGTTTGATATGGAAACTCAAACTGAATTGAGCGTAATATTAGACTTATTCTTTGAAAAAGAAACAGTACAAGTTGATCTAATGAAATCAGAGATAAAATCAGATAATAATAAAAAAATATCTTTTTTTGAACCTCATTATGGTTGGCCCGGAATGAAAGAATTTATACTTAATACTATGTTTGAAAAACAAGATAGATTACAGCATATTGAAGATATAAATATTCTTCAGAATATTTCTAACGGATTGAAACTATCACTAAATTCAAAAGATTGGCATGGTGTATAA
- a CDS encoding DSD1 family PLP-dependent enzyme: MNNKKYIKGTKISDIDTPSILVDLDIAENNIKKMQTFADENNVSMRPHSKTNKSPYWAKKQIDQGAIGICCAKLGEAEEMATGGVKEILIPNQIVGKSKIQRLVEVNKISKVMVAVENEDNIEELSEAFENNSLKLGVIIEVNVGMDRCGVELDEIVEFTNKINQKKGLSFEGIMGYEGHTVNIDNYEERVNETNKAMNKLVKAKNLIEESGVEVRIVSASGTGTYNITSKIDGITELQCGSYIFMDGNYLKIFDDFQPALTLMCTVVSRRDNRIVIDCGLKSVSMDQGLPEVVSPKGIKLVGLSEEHCKCIIETEEENELKVGDKIFLRPMHSDTTINLHDDYFVHRNGLLEESVPIVGRGKFK; encoded by the coding sequence ATGAATAATAAGAAATATATAAAAGGTACCAAAATATCAGATATAGATACTCCTTCAATTTTAGTTGATCTTGATATAGCTGAAAATAATATTAAGAAAATGCAAACCTTTGCAGATGAAAATAATGTTTCAATGAGACCGCATTCTAAAACAAATAAAAGTCCATATTGGGCAAAAAAGCAAATAGATCAAGGTGCTATTGGAATTTGTTGTGCAAAGTTAGGTGAAGCGGAAGAAATGGCGACTGGAGGAGTAAAAGAAATACTAATACCAAATCAAATTGTAGGAAAATCAAAAATTCAACGACTAGTAGAAGTAAATAAAATATCAAAAGTTATGGTTGCAGTTGAAAATGAAGACAATATTGAAGAATTATCAGAAGCTTTTGAGAATAATTCCCTGAAATTAGGAGTGATAATCGAAGTAAACGTAGGTATGGATAGGTGTGGAGTTGAACTTGATGAAATTGTTGAATTTACAAATAAGATAAATCAGAAAAAAGGATTATCTTTTGAAGGAATTATGGGGTATGAAGGCCATACTGTGAACATAGATAACTATGAGGAAAGAGTAAACGAAACCAATAAAGCTATGAATAAATTAGTTAAAGCAAAAAACCTGATTGAAGAAAGTGGAGTAGAGGTAAGAATAGTTTCAGCATCAGGAACAGGAACCTATAACATAACATCAAAAATCGATGGAATAACAGAACTACAATGTGGTTCTTATATATTCATGGATGGAAATTATTTGAAAATTTTTGATGATTTTCAACCAGCTCTAACTCTTATGTGTACTGTTGTTTCAAGAAGAGATAATAGAATAGTTATTGATTGTGGATTAAAATCTGTTTCAATGGATCAAGGATTACCTGAGGTTGTATCCCCAAAAGGGATAAAATTAGTAGGTTTATCTGAAGAACATTGTAAATGCATAATAGAAACAGAAGAAGAAAATGAATTAAAAGTAGGTGATAAAATTTTTCTAAGACCAATGCACTCCGATACAACTATAAATTTACATGATGATTATTTTGTTCACAGAAATGGCTTATTAGAAGAATCTGTTCCTATTGTTGGTAGAGGTAAATTCAAATAA